The stretch of DNA GAGCGTAAATTGGATTTAACAAAAAACTAATAGTAGTAATTATATTATACTATACAAATATAGATATGTCAAGATGAATAGCACCCACAACCTGAAGATTGGGGCTTCGGCTTCGTAGCAACTGCGGTTTTCTCAAAGAGTCAACCGTCTTAGTATCGCTCCACCCGTAGGCAATTCCCCTATACCCTGAAAGAAATAGGTAAGGGCATATCGTGCGGAAACTTTCACGGCTATTCCTGCCTACAAAAAAAAAGGAGAGTAGCAGTAATGCAACGTGCTGGCTTTCACCTCCGCTCCGAAACTTACGCGTGAACTGCTACCGATACATGTTTTTTACAAGGTCTCACTTGACACCCGCCACACACCATACGACTGGTGAGGATAGGACTCTCTCAAATGAGAGAGGTCGTATTCCTATCCAGCAAGTGTAATATCATTATACTACATTTTTAGGTGAATAACAAGTTTATTTTTCAATAACGCCATTAGTTTCCGCCTACATCCCGCAAACGAAAGCATAGAATTCGATGCCGAATGTTAAAATTAATACCATAGATTGCGGAATTTGTCAAATTTTTTCTTTACAGCCATAAATCAAATTTTTAGCGGAATGATTGATTTTCAATAGTTCCTTTGCCTGCCGATATTGAGTGGCTTGACCGAAATATTTGCTTTAAGCGGTACGTTTGTGGTAAAATTAATAAAATATAGTTTACTGAAGATTCCGCTTGAGTAACACAATAAAGGAAAATATCAAAAATGCATGAAAGTTATCGTGTAGCAGTTGTAGGCGCGACCGGTGCTGTCGGCAACACGATGTTGCAAATTTTAGAAGAACGAGGCTTCCCTATTGCCTCCTTGAAACTTCTGGCATCGCACCGTTCCGCTGGTGAGATTCTGTCCTTTAAAGATGCCCCAATTATCGTTGAAGAATTAACGCATGATTCCTTTGGAGATGTGGATGTCGTCTTTTCATCGGCGGGTGGGTCTGTCAGTCGCGAGTTCATTCCGACAGCTGTCGAAAAAGGAGCACTCGTCATTGACAACACAAGTGCCTTCCGTATGGATCCAGACACACCATTGGTTGTCCCTGAAGTTAATATGGATGCTGCACGGACACATAACGGACTCATTGCCAATCCGAATTGTTCCACCATTCAGATGATGGTAGCACTTAAACCAATTTATGATGCCGTTGGTATCAAGAGGATCGTTGTTTCGACCTATCAGAGCGTTTCTGGCAAAAGTGGACGCGCTGTTATAGAATTGGTTCAGCAAACAAAGGACGCTCTCGAAGGGATACCGGTTACTTTAGATAAATTTCCACACCAGATGGCGTTCAACGTCGCCTTTGATTGGCCCTTTTTAGATGGCGGGGACAATGAGGAAGAGGTCAAAATGATCAATGAGACTCGGAAAATACTCGCCGATGACACAATTGGGGTCTCTGCTACAACCGTTCGAGTCCCAGTCTTCTACGCACATTCCGAATCCATAAACCTTGAAACACACGG from Candidatus Poribacteria bacterium encodes:
- a CDS encoding aspartate-semialdehyde dehydrogenase, with the translated sequence MHESYRVAVVGATGAVGNTMLQILEERGFPIASLKLLASHRSAGEILSFKDAPIIVEELTHDSFGDVDVVFSSAGGSVSREFIPTAVEKGALVIDNTSAFRMDPDTPLVVPEVNMDAARTHNGLIANPNCSTIQMMVALKPIYDAVGIKRIVVSTYQSVSGKSGRAVIELVQQTKDALEGIPVTLDKFPHQMAFNVAFDWPFLDGGDNEEEVKMINETRKILADDTIGVSATTVRVPVFYAHSESINLETHGKLTAAEARECLATAPGVKLVDDPSNQQYPLAIDAAGKDDVYVGRIRDDASIENGLNLWVVADNLRKGAALNAIQIAENLLL